Below is a window of Gossypium hirsutum isolate 1008001.06 chromosome A12, Gossypium_hirsutum_v2.1, whole genome shotgun sequence DNA.
tTTCATGCGGGTgatctacacgcccgtgtgagtcacacgagaaggccacacgcccgtgtgacatggcTGTGTTGACTAAAAATCAACTCAATAGTACACACGGCTtaagcaccttcacacgggcgtggcacaagGCTGTCTCCCTATCGAGCAaagtctagttctactcagaaaaaggctaattttggactattttgggcattcaaaggtctatataaacaccctagaagaggattagagAGAGACACAGAGTtggaggcagaaaatactcaagaACAGCCATCGGAATCACCTCAGAGCCAGGATTtacatcaagactaaagatttccatccaatttcctagaagttctttgggtttctttatgttttgttgttttccaatcTTTGAGatattttccattattattatgaactaaactccctaaatacctaagggagatgaaccctatgacgaatcttattactatttgaattatatgataaagacatattcttattcttaattgtgagttctaaattcttgttttaatattctagggtattaattcaagttttgatgtgcttaatcagtggagcaaaagtacctgtttaagagtagatcatccataattaagtggagttggatgcaatcctagagatagaacgacataaatctgccagattagagtctaatctaataagggaatccatagatcgagttaatgcgacaatagcggttttaattagaaagagatttctattaatcaacctaaagtcagttgttcttagtctcgagagagatattaacataaattaaagatttttatggattaagttaagtgaataaattgtctaattcagaagtaataagtgaagtctaggtggattcttccttgggtattgtcttcttcaTCGGTTTTTCCCAAAGTATTTTCCAAACTTCATCtttgtcgtaatcttagttaattagataaatagttttagtttaaaaacacactttaattcttaggctagataataaaaagatagcaattactagtacttttagtcctcgtggatacgatatttctggtctcaccataactatactactgttcgataggtgcgcttgccttaagtcgaatttttagttagaaaCATGACCATCGTAGACCTTGGCTCAAAATCTGTTTAAATTGAGAAAAGAGCGGGAAATCATAAAAGATCTGAGCACTCAAATAGTTATTGTTAAAAGTAGTACTTAACAAGATGACATTCACCTTTTCTAAAAAAGTAATCGTTAAAAATTGGTTCAATTGAGAAAGGGGAAAGTTGGCCTCTTTAAAAATCACAGATTGaagctaaaaaaaaaattcatctacTAAGACAAATTAGATTGATCAAACGAGGCACAATTGGTTAGGAGCATTCACAGCTAGTTCAGACAACAGAAACCTACAACATTATTCGGTAATGCGAATTTGACCATGCACATGCCTAGTGCATTTAGATGTGTTTTCCCCGTAATTTGATGACCACACACAAAAAACTCGCTTAATAGAGGTTCTCATTGTTTATTTTTCATTACATATACCATTACTTGTTAGAAAGGAAAGAAATTATCCAATTCTCCTCTTCAATATTTGAGTATTTCACAACAAAAAAATGCATATTGATcaataaaaataatcactttttaGATCTATTATCATAAATGTATAATACTAATTGTGTGCTTGTGTGTGTATGATAGAGATACCAAAACATACACATATGGGTTATAGAGTGCACCCTTGATAGCACAATTGGGTTAAGATTTCATTGAGCATTAGAGCAGATCAAAGACTAATAAAAATACTGAGGGACAGGAATTTCCACATCATAAGAATATGCCAGCTGAAACAGCACAAATTCAGTAAATATTATAGGACAATGATACCAAACAACCAACACTTTAACTTTCTTTCCAAAGCAGTCTCTAAGTCATTGTCATTGTTTACTTAAAATCCAACTCAACTTGATAACATTTCTTTTTTCTCATCTCTTGATGTCAAAACGTATCGCTCACTAACCTACCCACCTCTCTTTCGATCATGACATAGAAATATCGAAGATTTGTAAGGATTCCAAAATACGAGCAATGAAATGTATAACACTCCTGGTAGAATGCGAGATGCATAACACGTTCAAATTGATGTTTTATGCTACTTTTGCGTTAATAAGTGAATTAGTATGTTTTATACTACTTTTAAGACTCGGGTTTTCCAAATGCGCCCTAGGGGTCCTAACGGATTGATTGAGTGTTATAGGGAGTCTATGGTGGCTTGAATGCAAAGAAAACATCACCTAGAAGGGGGATATCGCGATATCGAAGCATGAAAGTTGTGATACCCCTAATAGTGTTGAAACGAAGAGGGTTAAGACCACCTACAATGGTATCATGATACTAGCCATAGGGTATCATGATACCCAAACACCAAGGACTCTCCTATTTCAAGGCTAACAAGGGTATCTAATCGTTGCCAAACGTGTAAACATCTGGGCTAGAAATACTGCAAcaaaaagatatataataaagcagcagtgtccacaagtatatgggtcaaattgtaatatagtaagtTCTACAATGAAACACTATAGGAAATAtttcgaggatcatacccaatgaaaattgaattaaacaaaAATACTACTTTCTACGCTAACAAGGTTAAATAGTAATAATCTAAAATTATAGtacgaaaaaaaatcaaaattaataaaaaataacataaattgaataattataagaaaataaattgacAAACAAAATTACTCAAATAACAAACCGAAGATTAACTCATATCGATGATCATAATTAACTTCAAAACTCGGGGttttaatgaattaattactAACTAACCAGTTATTACCTCTCGGCCTCTAACTAACTAATTAATTGACAAAAAtcacttatctctcgacctcgcAGTTTAAACCGTGATAAATTAAGAGGTGTTTGGTAAATTATTCTCTCAACCTAATTTACCTAGATTGCTTCTTAGGGTTGTCAATTCTAAAGTTTAAGTATGCATAATCTAAGCCAATTAATTCTAAGGAACCCCTAATTCTTCCATTAATTACTCCTACATCTGATCGTTAATCTCCCTAATGAATTTAACCACTCATGAATCTAGATGCAATTTTCCCTAGatttaatttaaacatgcaataacaataattaaactaaaaagaaaaatcgATCCGATTTTGATAGTAGACGCGCTCGGAAGTTGAAAATCCTCTAACAGTCATCGAGATAGTGTCAACCGCAATTGAAAACCAAAAAGAAATtgccttatttttttattttgaagcaaATAAGATTAAAAGTTTTTGAGCTTACACTCAAAacttagtatatatttttatattgaaagcAAAAACTTAATATTTATCAGAAATCCTATTACAATGCTATGCGTGtgaaaatcacaaatttagaacataaatgtgtgtttaaaaataacatacaataaaaatgaaacgtatggtttgaaactaattaattcatacacacaaatatataaaaatttagaacaCAAATATACTTATTAGAGTTTCAAATTCAAATGGTAAATGAAAAGGTTTTATATGCATGGCGCCCTTGGTTCAAATTTCattatggataaatttttaaaaatacaaaaagatgAAATCACCTAGATAATCATAGATCTTACTTTTCAAAtaaagtgattttttaataattccCTAACTGAGTTGGAACCTAGTTGATGGGTGACACAAAGACttaataaattgtaaatatagaTACACAAATTTGGTGAGAGGAAATAATTTATGTTAacagttaattttttaaagtttatttatgCCCAATTCGTATATTTCTCTCAACCAAAAAATGGAATTGgatttatttttgaaagttttttttattattcattttagaaatagaatgctttgagtgatcattttttttgtttcttttgaagtttttcgaaacaattttattttttcttttaaaattgttaaaactataaaacattatgttttcaattttttatttttttaattctttaaagaTGGGCTAAAAAATGAACACCGTTTTTGAGGAAAACCGAAAGGTAGTTCAGTTTCCATCCCCAATTTGTTAAAAAAGCAAAAATCATTCTAGAATTATTATTGGTGTATCCATTAAACACATATTCAATCCTTAGACAcgttaattttaattctattatttaaaaccatataaaagtatgaaaagacaaaaatgacatcaaaacaataataacaatcaTTTAATTAAAGGGTATATTAGTAATTTTCTAATCGAGTTGGTACCTGATTAACCCGTGATATCAACTCAATCAGGGGTTTTATTAATAGTAAGCACAGAAGTATAAACATACAACTTATGttaataaattgtgcatattaaaataaaaatgtattaacCATTATTAAAATGGAGTTTTGGTTGagaaataaatttaatgttttactaATTCAATTAGTGCGGATTCAAATCCTATtatatgcaatttttttatttttattaaaataaaaagattaaaattctCTCGAATAATATGACTTATTTTAATTAGAGAAGGATATATTCGTAAAagaataatagtatagatataaatACACAAATTTGGTGAGAAAAAAAATCATGCTAGAAGTTaacttttttaagtttaattgctTTCTGtggtaaaaaaaattgtttataatttcattaaacatATGTTTAACTATTAGACATGtaaatttagttcttttatttaaaaactatttaaaagtatgaaaagataaaaatatctccaaaataataatagtaatttaatcaaatgatatattaataatttcttaacCGTGTTGATACTCAATTAAATCGTGAGACTAATTCAATTAgggttttattaatagtatagatatatttTGGAgacatttttgtaaatatttcgaGAAATTTACCACTGTTCTCgactattttttcattttcacccaACCCAAAGTAGGGCCCAAGTCCAAATGAGCACAGTAATAAGTGGTGGGACCCACTCGACCCATTTGGCCAATTGaccaatttatataatatgaaatataatggaaaaaaaggttataaaattAAACCCACCCCACCCCACCCCACCCGCATTCGTATATACATAAGTCATAAACCCAACCCATCCATCGAttgtaaaggaaaaaaaaaagaaaggaaggaagGGAGGAAGgaaagaattaataaaattaaataaaagaaaatcgcAGATCAGACAgagaaaaaccctaacctaaatctaaatggggaagaagaagaaaagagttcCGTCAAAGGTATGGTGTTACTATTGCGACAGGGAATTCGATGACGAGAAGATCCTGGTGCAGCACCAGAAAGCCAAGCACTTCAAGTGCCATGTCTGCCACAAGAAGCTCTCCACCGCCGGTGGTATGGCCATCCACGTTCTTCAGGTTCACAAGGAGTCCGTCACCAAGTATCTCCTTTtccttactattattatttttttctatttgctTCTCTATTTCTGTCTACTATTTTTTCTTCGTTTTCCTCTCTTATTAGGTTTCCgcccctcccccccccccaaatcattgttttcaatttaattttacgGGGTATGATATCGCTTTTTGCAATAGGTTTATATTATTTGAGCGTTTACTTTTTCAGTTTATCAGAAACTTGttcccaaaatttaaaaaaagaagaaataaatgcACGATGAAAGAAAGTAAAAACTTGTtcccaaagaaaaaaaatctccttgtttttttagatttttctacGTGGCCGATGCTAAAAACACAACCCTTTTTTTCACTACGAGTAATTGTTTTCTGGACTAAATGTTACCTAAATACCTTTCTCTTTTGGATGAACAAACCAATTAGGAGAAGTGGTAACGCAATGAAATCTATATTAGTTCTTTGCCCCCGGTTTTTGTTTATCTCTAGAAGTTGTTGCATTCTATGCACTTTCTGTGCACAAGATAAAAAATATAGAGAACTTCAGTTAGATTTTTGtctatattaattaataattagaaGCTGCtgaaatgatttaaaaataaagtgAGTAGCCTCTATCAAATTATTGCATTGCCTTGCTTCTGAAAAGTTGTCTAAGAAGTTCTACTGCCTGTTTGaatctaaagtttttttttttttctggaaTGCACCCAACATTTCAATTTTTGATAAGCTGTCTATCACTTAAGCTGAAACCCTACTCTTTTATTTTACAATGAACTTTGCATTATATTGACACGGTAGTTCTTTTATAGGGTTCCTAATGCAAAAACTGGCAGAGAATCGACTGACATTGAAATATACGGAATGCAAGGAATCCCGCCTGATGTGCTGGCTGCTCACTATGGAGAAGAAGGTAAACATATTGATGTATCATTTATAACCCTGTTCCATTTCAAATGATGGTACTTGAGTTGTTTCACATACTTGTGTTTATGTACCTTTGCACACTTAAATGCCATTTACTTGCCACTACTTCTTTTTGACTGTTTTTTGCTTTTCGTTTGCTTTTTCAGATTTCCTAATGTGGAAAAAGCAAGTAGTAAATAACAAATCATATGTATTCGTCAATAAGTAAAACATGATAGATGTGTATTGTCTAAACCATGCTTTctggtttttataaaatttaattttcttataatatttgctaaaaataatttttttagttgcaCCCAAACattgctttctctttttttcttatgGAAGAATTACTGATTATTAAAAAAAGTGGCAGCTTGAAGGTGCCTTCCTAAATATTATTGTAATAACATAGGTGAGTATAATCAAGTATGCATTTTAAAGTTGAATAGGAATATGCATTTTAAAGTTGAATAGGAATGCACGTTTTTGTTTAAAAGAAGAAATAAGGATGCAAATTTTCTCTTAAGCAAATCACTTTGCAGGCAGAAGTATGCTTATAAAATGAGTTCTGCAGTTTTCTGCAATTTTCATgagtttcctttatgtgaaataGTATTTTATTGCAAATAATTTCTAGATGTACTTGTGCTTGGAGTGTTTACATTATAATTGCAAATATTTAATTAACAAGTTTGATGCTGTTGCATATTGACTGTGATTTCATATTTGCTATTAATTCATAAAATAAGATTTCTCGCAGAAGAAGAAGCTCCATCAAAAGCGGCCAAACTGGATATCCCATCTACTCAGCTTGTGGGAGGATTGATGCCAGGGCCACTTGGTGTTGGATATCCTCCTCAGTCAACTTTAGGAGCAGTGCAGCCAATGTATGTTCTCTTTAGACTTTTATCCTAGCAAACTCTGTTCTAGTTATTGTTAAGGTTTTGGGTTATGGAATATTTAGAATTGGCGTTATGTAAGAATAATAGACTTTTTTATGTCATTGTTACTTACATTTTGTGGCTTTGTTCACGTGTGTATATGCATGCAGCATTTCAGTTTGCAATTTTAAGGATACTCTTCTTCATCTTGAAAAGTTGTTAATGTAGTTAATCTAGCAGTTTAATGTGTTCTTTGCCTCAGGTATAATGCTGCAGTGCCTGTACCTCCTGTTGGTTGGGCAGTTCCACCTCGTCCACAGCCTTGGCTTCCACTGCATCCAGCAGCTTCAGTTCCTTTATCTGCACCTATGGGATATGTGCAGCAGCCATTATTTCCAGTGCAAGGTGTGAGGCCTCCTTTGGCAGTGCCTTCAACATCACCTTCACTCCAACCTTCACAAATTGCTCCACCTGGATTGCCGGTGTCAGCACCTACACTTCCTGTATCCCAACCTTTGTTCCCTGTTGTCAATAATAGTGTACCGACTCAAAGCTCACCATTTTCTGCTTCTTTGCCAACA
It encodes the following:
- the LOC107927599 gene encoding protein SUPPRESSOR OF FRI 4 isoform X2, with product MGKKKKRVPSKVWCYYCDREFDDEKILVQHQKAKHFKCHVCHKKLSTAGGMAIHVLQVHKESVTKVPNAKTGRESTDIEIYGMQGIPPDVLAAHYGEEEEAPSKAAKLDIPSTQLVGGLMPGPLGVGYPPQSTLGAVQPMYNAAVPVPPVGWAVPPRPQPWLPLHPAASVPLSAPMGYVQQPLFPVQGVRPPLAVPSTSPSLQPSQIAPPGLPVSAPTLPVSQPLFPVVNNSVPTQSSPFSASLPTSVPEGKGSIEAHSSGSASLTGGAGGNSHSYASGPNTGGPSIGPPPVIANKAPAIQPAVNEVYLVWDDEAMSMEERRMSLAKYQMHDENSQMSSIDAAIDRRILESRLAGRMAF
- the LOC107927599 gene encoding protein SUPPRESSOR OF FRI 4 isoform X1, translating into MGKKKKRVPSKVWCYYCDREFDDEKILVQHQKAKHFKCHVCHKKLSTAGGMAIHVLQVHKESVTKVPNAKTGRESTDIEIYGMQGIPPDVLAAHYGEEEEEAPSKAAKLDIPSTQLVGGLMPGPLGVGYPPQSTLGAVQPMYNAAVPVPPVGWAVPPRPQPWLPLHPAASVPLSAPMGYVQQPLFPVQGVRPPLAVPSTSPSLQPSQIAPPGLPVSAPTLPVSQPLFPVVNNSVPTQSSPFSASLPTSVPEGKGSIEAHSSGSASLTGGAGGNSHSYASGPNTGGPSIGPPPVIANKAPAIQPAVNEVYLVWDDEAMSMEERRMSLAKYQMHDENSQMSSIDAAIDRRILESRLAGRMAF